A single Triticum dicoccoides isolate Atlit2015 ecotype Zavitan chromosome 2A, WEW_v2.0, whole genome shotgun sequence DNA region contains:
- the LOC119352653 gene encoding zealexin A1 synthase-like — MEEWFSLCFIALCTPLALWLLKLAGSKKEPQKHHLPPPGPWTLPIIGSLHHVASALPHRRMMDLSRRHGPLMHLMLGEVPTVIVSGAEAAALVMKTNDLAFAGRPQSATSDIFGCGGKNIGFAPYGEHWRQMRKVCIVELLSSRQVKRIESIRAEEVGHLLRSIAALDGATVNVSEKMTELSNDIVTRAVFGGKFTQQEEYLRELDEAFALVSGFSPVDLFPSSRLVRWLSNDERRMRRCHGHIQRIIANVIDGRKAGRAAAGVGASGTDEEDLLDVLLRLQQEDSLEFPLTTEIIGAVLFDIFAGATATIGTTLTWAMSELVRRPETMARAQQEVREVLGQDRAVITNNDLAKLDYTQMVIKETLRFHPPASLIPRASIEDCTIMGYDIPKGTNVYVNVFAISRDPAYWNNPGEFMPERFENSNTNYNGSYFEFTPFGAGRRQCPGIQFSSSVMEMTLTNILYHFNWKLPDGASPVSLDMSEKFGLAVSRKYDLKLEATPHVWFKAMRSKS, encoded by the exons ATGGAGGAATGGTTCAGCTTGTGCTTCATAGCACTATGCACGccgcttgccctttggcttctcaAGCTCGCCGGCAGCAAGAAAGAGCCACAGAAGCACCATCTGCCGCCGCCAGGGCCATGGACTCTCCCGATCATCGGCAGCCTCCACCACGTCGCCAGCGCCCTCCCTCACCGCAGGATGATGGACCTGTCTCGCCGGCACGGCCCACTGATGCACCTCATGCTAGGCGAGGTCCCCACCGTGATCGTCTCCGGcgccgaggcggcggcgctggtgatGAAGACCAACGACCTCGCCTTCGCGGGCCGGCCGCAGAGCGCGACGTCCGACATCTTCGGCTGCGGCGGCAAGAACATCGGCTTCGCCCCCTACGGCGAGCACTGGCGCCAGATGCGCAAGGTGTGCATCGTGGAGCTCCTCAGCTCCAGGCAGGTGAAGCGCATAGAGAGCATCAGGGCGGAGGAGGTCGGCCATCTCCTCCGCTCCATCGCCGCCTTGGATGGCGCCACCGTCAACGTCAGCGAGAAGATGACGGAGCTGAGCAACGACATCGTGACGAGGGCGGTCTTCGGAGGCAAGTTCACGCAGCAGGAAGAGTACCTCCGCGAGCTGGATGAGGCGTTTGCGCTGGTGAGCGGCTTCTCCCCCGTCGACCTTTTCCCGTCGTCGCGGCTAGTCCGGTGGCTCAGCAACGACGAGCGCCGCATGAGGAGGTGCCACGGCCACATCCAACGCATCATCGCCAACGTCATAGACGGGCGCAAGGCCGGGCGAGCCGCCGCCGGAGTTGGTGCCTCCGGCACCGACGAGGAGGATCTGCTGGATGTGTTGCTCAGGCTGCAACAGGAGGACTCGTTGGAATTCCCTCTAACCACCGAGATCATAGGCGCCGTGTTGTTT GACATATTTGCAGGTGCCACGGCGACCATAGGAACCACCTTGACGTGGGCTATGTCGGAGCTTGTGCGCAGGCCTGAAACTATGGCCAGGGCACAACAAGAAGTCCGAGAGGTTCTTGGCCAAGACCGGGCTGTCATTACCAATAACGACCTCGCTAAACTCGACTACACGCAGATGGTCATCAAGGAAACCCTCAGGTTCCATCCGCCTGCCTCTCTAATTCCCCGCGCGTCCATAGAGGATTGTACTATCATGGGTTATGACATCCCCAAAGGCACCAATGTATACGTTAATGTCTTCGCGATTTCTCGAGATCCTGCATACTGGAACAATCCTGGCGAGTTTATGCCAGAGAGGTTTGAGAACAGCAACACAAATTACAATGGCTCCTACTTTGAATTCACTCCCTTCGGCGCAGGGCGGCGGCAATGCCCCGGGATTCAGTTTAGCTCGTCAGTCATGGAGATGACATTAACAAATATTCTCTATCACTTCAACTGGAAGCTTCCTGATGGTGCTAGCCCGGTTTCGCTTGACATGTCCGAGAAATTTGGGCTTGCAGTAAGCAGAAAGTATGACCTGAAACTTGAAGCTACTCCACACGTGTGGTTCAAAGCTATGCGGTCGAAGTCATAG
- the LOC119352652 gene encoding hexokinase-4, chloroplastic-like, protein MSAAVGSPYRAAPAAQHRRKGRAGAVTLRCSKVAAAAAAPILDDLRLQCATPLPLLRHVAGAMAAGMRAGLAVDGAGELKMIPSYVYSLPTGSETGLFYALDLGGTNFRVLRVQLGGKDGRVVDTESEQVSIPKEIMHGTTEELFDFIAARLSNFVAKEGGNFHLQEGRKREIGFTFSFPVKQTSIDSGILIKWTKGFAVSGTAGKDVVACLNAAMERQGLDMSVSALVNDTVGALAGAHYWDEDVMVAVILGTGTNACYIERTESIPKLQHLGLGTGNTIINTEWGAFSDGLPLTEFDRDMDAESINPGEQIFEKTISGMYLGEIVRRVLARMAQESDLFGHSFADKLTEPFVLRTPHLCAMQQDNSDDLGEVESILRDIIGVNQSSVAARRVIVEVSDCIVKRGGRLAGAGIAGILQKMENDSKGLILGRRTVVAMDGGLYENYPQYRLYMVEAMAELLGPQDMEHIVVEHTKDGSGIGAALLAAANSKCAAAQHSA, encoded by the exons ATGTCCGCCGCCGTCGGCTCGCCGTACCGGGCCGCCCCCGCCGCGCAGCACCGCCGGAAGGGGCGCGCCGGCGCCGTCACGCTCCGGTGCTCCAAGGTGGCTGCGGCCGCGGCCGCGCCCATCCTGGACGACCTGAGGCTGCAGTGCGCGACGCCGCTCCCCCTGCTGCGGCACGTGGCGGGCGCCATGGCCGCCGGCATGCGCGCCGGGCTCGCCGTGGACGGCGCCGGCGAGCTCAAGATGATCCCCAGCTATGTCTACTCGCTCCCCACCGG GAGTGAAACAGGGCTGTTCTATGCTCTGGATCTGGGAGGCACCAACTTCAGAGTGCTGAGGGTGCAGCTGGGGGGAAAAGATGGGCGCGTCGTCGACACCGAGTCCGAGCAAGTGTCGATCCCAAAGGAAATCATGCATGGTACAACCGAG GAGCTGTTCGATTTTATTGCGGCCCGCCTATCGAATTTTGTAGCGAAGGAGGGTGGTAATTTTCATCTTCAGGAGGGCCGGAAAAGGGAGATAGGCTTTACGTTCTCCTTCCCGGTGAAGCAGACTTCCATTGACTCTGGCATTCTGATCAAGTGGACCAAGGGTTTTGCTGTCTCTGGGACT GCCGGGAAGGATGTGGTTGCCTGTCTGAATGCCGCCATGGAAAGACAGGGGCTTGACATGAGTGTATCTGCTCTG GTAAATGATACCGTTGGAGCGTTAGCTGGAGCGCACTATTGGGACGAGGATGTGATGGTTGCGGTTATTTTGGGAACTGGCACAAATGCTTGCTACATTGAGCGAACAGAGTCCATCCCAAAGCTCCAACACCTCGGGCTTGGAACAGGAAACACG ATTATCAACACTGAGTGGGGAGCCTTTTCAGATGGTCTTCCACTAACTGAATTTGACAGGGACATGGATGCTGAGAGCATAAATCCTGGTGAACAG ATATTTGAGAAGACGATTTCCGGGATGTACCTTGGAGAAATTGTTCGGAGGGTGCTGGCCAGGATGGCTCAAGAGTCTGATCTGTTCGGTCACTCGTTCGCTGACAAACTAACTGAGCCATTTGTTCTAAG AACACCGCATTTGTGTGCTATGCAACAAGATAACTCCGACGATCTTGGAGAAGTTGAATCAATTTTGCGCGATATCATCGGG GTCAACCAATCTTCTGTAGCGGCACGAAGGGTTATCGTAGAAGTTTCCGATTGCATCGTCAAGAGAGGTGGGCGGTTGGCTGGTGCCGGCATTGCTGGCATTCTTCAGAAGATGGAGAATGATTCCAAGGGTCTGATCTTGGGGAGAAGAACAGTGGTAGCGATGGACGGCGGACTTTACGAGAATTACCCTCAGTACAGGTTGTACATGGTTGAGGCTATGGCGGAGCTGCTTGGTCCACAGGACATGGAGCACATTGTCGTCGAGCACACCAAGGACGGCTCGGGCATCGGCGCGGCACTTTTAGCAGCCGCAAACTCAAAATGTGCAGCAGCTCAGCACTCGGCGTGA